TAATAAAACATGCAGATGCAAATATAAGAATCAGTGAGGATGCAAAAGAAGCTTTAGGAAAAGTTTTAGAACAATTTGGGGAAGATATTTCCAAACAAGCACTTTTACTTGCAAAACATGCTGGAAGAACAACTGTTAAAGCAGTAGATATTGAACTGGCAATTAAAGAAATAGGTTAAATAACACCATAAATTTTTTTTTATCTATTTTTGGTGGAAAGCAGGACTTTTATGGTTCTATGGGGGTTCCTCTAAAATTAATAATTGAATATCAGGTTTAATTTGTATTACACTTGCAATCTATGACTGGTTTTTAGTGATATTGTCACATATTCTTGATAATTAGTAAAAATTATTTAAGTTTAGCAAATAATACAATTGTATTAATATGGAGGTATATCTAAAAATGGCAAAGAATGCAATATTGGCAGCAATTTTGTCCTTCCTGATACCAGGATTAGGCGAAATCTACGTAGGAAAAATAATGATTGGAATTATTTTAGTGGTTATAGCCATAGTATTATCAATAGCTATCTATACAGTAAGCTTTTACGCTTGGATATTATATATTATTATTTGGTTATACGCAATCTACGACTCCTACACCAATGCAAAAGCCACCCAAAAAACTCTAAAAACAGAATAAAATTTTTATTTTTTACATTTTTTCTATCAAATAATTAATTATATTCCAATCATAATTAAAAAAATTCCTCTTTAAAAATAATTTAAGCAGTTTTATCGTCTTCTGTTGAACTATTTTAATATATTAACTAAGTTTATATATCAGAACTTTTCAATTATAAATGTATTAAATATGGCTAATGGAATTTTATTAAATGGTTTAAACACGTTTATTCCATTGTTTAACATTGAAACGAAGAATAGATACATATAAAGAATATTTACGTTTGTTTAATTTTAATGCATTTTTTTCTTCCTTGTCTGCTTCATCATATAGTTCTTTGATTGTTTTTCCTAGAAATTCGGTGTATTGTTGTATTGCTCGGCTTTAGATATCTCTTGTTGATGTGCTTAGGTTTTTTTTTCAACCAGTAATCGAGTATATCTTCATCTATTTGCATAAATTATTTCAGCTCCCAAACCCAATTTATTTTTATAAAATATTAGGTATCCTGAGAGAGCAT
This sequence is a window from Methanobacterium sp. SMA-27. Protein-coding genes within it:
- a CDS encoding histone family protein produces the protein MNELPIAPIGRIIKHADANIRISEDAKEALGKVLEQFGEDISKQALLLAKHAGRTTVKAVDIELAIKEIG